The window CCTTCCATAGTATTCCTACTTTTCAAAGTCTGGTAGGTTTTCCAATCAACATATCATGACCGATATGTTTACTGTAGGTTGCTTCAGATGTTAGTCAGCAGCAAACAATTCCAAATGTTGGGTTATGTGTTGAACTGGGGAAAGCTAAAGATTTAGCAACTCTAGAAACTGGCACTATGAATTTCCAAAATGAAGAATTCAGTTTTCAGGCTGAAAATAAACATGCTGCCAGTGCTAATACTTCGAATCAGAGGTCTGATTCCTGTATGGGTAGCACACATTCTGGGCCCTTTGATGAGCAACAGGATGGAGATATGGATCTCAAAGAGGAATTTTCCTCTGTTGCTGTTCCCGTGCCAGCTGAGGATGGTTATAACTGGAGAAAATATGGACAGAAACAAGTAAAAGGTAGTGAATTTCCAAGGAGTTATTATAAGTGCACTCACCCAAATTGTCAGGTTAAGAAAAAGGTGGAGCGCTCACAAGAAGGTCAGATTACCGAGATTATTTATAAGGGTACCCATGATCACCCTAAGCCTCCTCCGACGCGTCGAACTGGCTTATTATCTTCCCATCCTTTTACTGACACACAAATGGATGTGTCTGAACAGCCTGATTTTCAAGGTGGTTCTGATAGCAAACCCATATGGGCAAATACAAACATCAGGAGTGAAGCCCATGATTGGCCAGGTGATTCCCTGGAAGTTGCCTCATCTGCCCGTGTATTAGCTGAATGTGGAGAGTCTTCAACTAGCGTTCAGCATGGTCCTGATGGACCTCATTTGTCCTCTGACGTGGTGGATGTTTCCTCCACAATGTCTAATGATAAAGATGAGGGTGATCAAGTCACTCATGGAAGTGTGTCACTGTGTTGTGATGGAGAGGGAGATGAGACTGATTCAAAAAGGATGTGAGTTTATCTTTTATTTAACTCCTTACCGTGAATTTGAGGAAAAAATTCCTTATACAATATTAGTTTTGTATCTGACGTTTCATACGCAAACTGTCTTCTGTATTTTCTGTTTCAGGAAGTTAGACACCAATGCTATTGAGTTGAATGCAGCTTCTAGAGCAGTCCGTGAACCAAGAGTCGTGGTTCAGACGACCAGTGAGGTCGACATTCTTGATGATGGCTATCGTTGGCGCAAATATGGTCAGAAGGTTGTCAaaggaaatccaaatccaagGTAAGAATATGGATAGCAAAACATGCATTTTGAAATGATGACAAAGGTTTCATTTTGGTAATTGCATGGTCCTTGACCTGGATCCTCACCAGTTTGCCATTTTTTGTACTACTTACAGACAATTCTAATATTTTGTGATTCAGAAGCTATTACAAGTGCACACATCCAGGATGCAATGTTCGTAAGCATGTGGAAAGGGCTGCACACGATCTGAAGTCGGTGATCACTACATACGAGGGCAAACACAACCATGAGGTTCCTGCTGCAAGAAACAGTGGTCATGCAAATTCTGCCACCTCCATTGCTGCATCCAACACAGCCCCTCAATCTCATGGTCTACTCCCAAGAGCAGACTCAGCCCAAGGCGGCTTGGTGAGATATGAATGTCCACCTCTCAATGCTGCATTCGCACTGCCTGGAGCACAGCACCTACAGCCAGCAACCAGCTACACTTTCGGAATGGCACAATCAGGATTGCCGAACCTTGCAATGGCCGGACTGGGCCCTTTGCACACCATGAGCTTGCCTGTACTTCCTTCAGTTCATTCTTACCTCGGGCATCATCCAGCCCATGAAGGAGGGTTTGCAAAAGCTAAAGCAGAGCCAAAGGACGAATCAATTCCAGGATCTACACCAAACGGTTCACTGATATACCAGACGATGAATGAGATGCCTGTGAGACCTCCCATGTAAATAAACaccatagaaaaaaaaaatggaaaagatgCCTTCTTCATCCATGAGggatttttatttgtttttgacGTTTTCCCTTTTGATTAAGAATGTAAACAGATTCTGTTTTAATACTCTTCAGGAATATCAAAGATATGGTCTCAGTAACAAGCCTTGTGTTGCTAAAGTGCGCTCTGCAAACTTGTGATCCCAAACCATCTTGTTAGAAGCCTAATTTGTAGATGCCTTGTTGATCTATctctcttttgtttttcttttccattttcttCATGGCAGTTCATCTGAATCAGCTAGTCCACTCTTTTCAATTGCATGAATTCATTCCTCATGTCATGTTTCTTCTGTCAGCAGTTTGTTCTTCAGACACAAATGAATAGATAATGTCCTGAGGAGCAGTACAAACTCCATGATATTGTATGAGACAATGTGCAGAGAGCAAATCTTTCAGTATAGAAATGAAAAATCGAAAGTTGCATGCAACAAAAGGGGCccctacattttttatttttatattttttaaaaagaattgcAGGTCAAGCACTCAAGCTTTGCATGAACTTACACAGTTGATTGCGGCACATGCAATCCCACAGTTCCAATCACCATTGACTTTGACAAGAGGCCATGGATTCTTCAGTTGGTTTTGACCATTCGATTCTGCTCCTGGACACCTCCAGCCACTAGAAGCCATTCATCTCACATACCAGAACAAATAGGCAAGTCCCTACTTTTTCCATTGAAGCTTTTTATTTCTTTGTTGTTGAAAGCTTGTATTAGAGGTTCTGAAATATGACCTTAAAACAAAGATAGGGAAGGTCTCACCAAAGAAAATGAAGTTGTGATGGATATTGATGGATAAAGTATAACCAATTCAAATATGATTGAACAATTCCTAGCTGTAAAGGTTCTACCAAGTATATAAAGATTTTATATCGGCATCTCCTTTTGGTTGGTATTAATGGAAATTGCAAGAATGTTGTTTGAAAATTCAGAAGGATAATTGCAGAGGTTTCTTTGTCCTTGTGGTTAAAAATCTGCATCATGTTTATAGTTGTAATGCTGATTGTATGCTTGAGAAAACAATCTATTTGCATCGTCAGCATGGAAGACTGGCGAGTGATTCAGACTGGACCCCTTTATTCTGTACTTTGAACTGGTGTCTTCTATTTTGTGGTTGAATTCAAAAGATTATTAAGTATGGTAGGAAAGAACTTTGAGAGCATACTTTTGCCTGATTAGCTGATGTTTCATAAAAGGTAGATTTGCTACTCGAGAAAAAaaagagggaaaaaatgaaaaagtATAGTAAAAGCTAAATACAACATCTCTTGGATGAGGAGGAGAGCATGATGTTCTCATTGCATTCACCAATAACTGAAATCTACAACATACAATAAAAAAAAGCTTGAAAAGAAAGAGAAGATGAATACTAAAGAGATATCCAACAAGAACAAGCAGAAGGAAAACAATCAAGTAGAGGAAATCCCAAAATTTCAGATATGTCTTTGTCAATGTTATGGATAAGTCATTGTTTCAGTGAGTTGTTTCTTTAGATAAAAGATGATTCTGTACATATGCTCTTACTTGAAGAgaaatgatattcatctagaattttcatctagaaaattctagatgagtaTCACAGCTCTTACTTGAAATGTCACTTGTTAAACTACTTTCAATGGTTCTAAGAAATCCTTAAAAGTTGGTAATATCTAGATTAACAAAGAATGGTACTTTACTATGTACCTCTTTGTAAAGGGCAGAATGCAGAAATGCTCACACTTTCAAACACATGTTTTGTGAAGATTCGACATCTTTTAGACAGTATATAGGAACCTGCTAAAGGAGTCTTTGTCTCCAGGAAACATGCAGCAATGACAAAGAAACTTATATGgagagcttttcttcttcctaaGGTATGCAAGCAAATAAAAAACAACAATAGTAATTTTCGCAGATCAATAGGTCAATATATTTTGACATGAACAAGCACCTTTAGTTTTGAGCTTTCTTTATCTGACCCTTTTGCCTAGGATATCAGTTGCATCTCTCACGTTATCTCTAACAATTACCTGATAAAAACGGAGAGAGGTAAAATATGAGATGCTAGTTTGTAGAAAACAATTGTCAGCGACAAAGATCAATTCATAGAATCTGCAATATTTCTTCATGCAGAAAAATCCAAAaccattattaatttaattttttgaaccgATTAAATTCAAAAGATGATCAATTCAATCTATGGGCTAAATAATAACTTCTCATCTAATAATGGAAATGGAAACAtgggatctttcaaaaatattaaaccgGTAATAATGAATTTGGGGTGACGACTATTAGGATAAATCAAGAATAAGTCTAAAAGTTTCCTATCGACGGataggataaattaaaaataactcAGGAAGGATTAGCAATCGAACAAGAGAAAAATGCAGCCCAGAGCCTCTGGACCGTAAAAAGCGGTCCAAGGAATGGTCCCTTAATTTGGATTGATAGAGATGAATGATCCCCACCTATTTTATGAATAGGGACCATTTCCTGAACCAATCCAAACTAAGGGACCATCCTCTGGACCACTTTTTACGATCTAGAGGATCTGCCCTCAGAAAAATGGGGCCTTTAGCCTCTCTGACTAGGAAGCTATATGTTTGTGCACAATCATAGCAGTTTAGAAGAGGATGCACCCGAATCCGCCCGTTCCCGCCCGCATCCGAACCACCTCCCCTCTCGCCTTCCGCCACCTCCGCCGCTTCCTCACCCGCCTCCTCGTCTCCGGCGAAATCTACTGCGTCGCCTCCCTCCGCCGCGCCGCTGATCTGCTTGCTCTATCCTCGGACCACCCTTCCTCCCCCCTCATCTCCCGCCCACTCGCCCGCCTCTACTTCCATCTCTTCCCCTCCTCCACCACCTTCCTCTACAACCTACTCATCCGCGCCTTCTCCGGCAGCCGGCGCCATCCCGGGGAGTCTCTGTCCTCCTTCgtttctctcctcttctcctcctcgcTCCCCGACCGCTTCACGTTCCCTTTTCTCGCCAAGGCAGCCTGCCGCCTTCCCTCCCCCGCCGAAGGCACCCAAATTCACTCCCAGGTGCTCAGACGAGGTTTTGAATCTGACATCTACGTGCTCAATACGCTTCTTTCGATGTACTCAACGTTCAAGGACATGGTCTCGGCGCAGAGGCTCTTCGACTCGAGCTCTCGATCGGTGGACGTCATCTCCTGGAACACAATCATCGACGGGCATATCAAAGTCGGCGACTTGGAGGCCGCGCGTAAGCTGTTCGATGGAATGCCTGCCAAAAACGAGGTGTCCTGGAGCTCCATCATAAGTGGCTACGTAGGGAGAGGCGAGTTGGACATCGCACGATCGTTGTTCGATAAAATGCCGGTGCAGCGGAATGTTGTCACCTGGAATTCCATGGTGTCTGGGTTCGCAAGGCAGGGGTTGTTGCCGGTCGCCAGGAAGATGTTCGACGATACGCCCGTTAGGAATGTTATATCATGGAATTCGATGGTCTCTGGCTACGCATTGAACGGGGAGATGGATGCTGCAAGGGAATTGTTCGTTCAAATGCCAGAAAGGGATGTCGTGTCCTGGAGTTGCATGATTTCAGGGTATGTACAAAGTAATCGATTTGCAGAGGCATTATATCTCTTCAAAGAGATGCAAATTGACAATTTGATAAAACCCAATGAAGTAACTATGGTCAGTGTCCTCTCAGCTTGTGCGCACCTTGTAGCTCTGGAGCAAGGCAAGTGGGTCCATGCTTACATAGACAAGAACCACATGCCTCTCGACAATGATCACAATCTCGGAGCTGCTCTGATCGATATGTATGCTAAGTGTGGAAGCATCGAGACTGCACTGAAAGTGTTTGAATCTTTGCGTCGACGCAATGTTTCTAGTTGGAATGCTTTGATAACAGGTTTGGCTGTTAATGGGCTAGCTCGTGAATCACTTTATGCATTTCAGCAGATGCTGCAATATGATCTGAAACCCAATGATGTAACCTTTCTTGGTGTACTAATGGCCTGTGTTCATGGAGGGTTGGTATGTGAGGGGCGCCAATATTTTGAGAGAATGAGAACGGTATACGGTATTCAACCTGAAATGAAACATTACGGATGCTTGGTTGATCTATTAGGTAGAGCTGGACTGTTGGAAGAAGCAGAAGGTGTAGTCAGAAGTATGCCGATGAAACCGGACATCATGGTATTGGGAGCTTTGCTCGGTGCTTGTAGGATTTATAGAGATGTAGCAGCTGCTGATCGACTAAAGATAGACGTTCTCCAGTTGAAGGCCAAGCAGTCTGGCTGCCATGTTTTGCTTTCGAATATATTTGCTACTGCAGGTCGGTGGGCTGATGCTTTCGAGATGAGGAACTCACTGAAGAAGACTGGTATAAAAAAGCTTCCTGGTTCTAGTTCTGTCGAACTAAATGGAATTGTGTGTTAGTTCGTTTTCACCTGGTGTCTGATGAATGCCACCTTCAAATTTTCTGGATCAGCATACTCGATATTGATTCATTTCTCATGGATAGAAATCTTATCATTCAatctgatttctgattttcttAGCAATTTGGTGTGAACACTGAAGATAATCCTGAGTAAGTGTAACTCGAGGATTTGACATTTGAAGTTTGAATTCATACTTTTCTTCTTTACCGATGTTCTCTAGGCGAAAGAAGAGTTTCCTGCGAGGAAAAATacagaaaagaaaattaattgtCAGCCCAATTTGCTTATGATGGTACAACTGAAAAGATGCTGATTTGTTGCTCACAGAAATCATTGAACTGAGATTTTGCCATCATAGAAGATTGGGAAGTTTCCAAAACATGCAAGTCCAGTCTAAATCTGCCATGGCAGGTTCGAGAGAGCTGCTGTTTAGGGAAGGCATAGCCTTCAATTTTCTGCTGCAACAACTAATATTGGTTGACAAAGGCTAAAAAGCCAGATCAGTTAGTGAACTTGCACTGTGTGAAGAGATGATCTTTGCTTTCGTCTCAATGTCGAGCTACTACAGAAACAATTTTATCCAGATAGTTCTTCATCATGTCTGTTATATAGTCGAAACCTGTTTACTACATGACTTATTATTACAGATTGCTTGTATCTCCTTCCTCTAAGACTTTAGAAGTATGCTGATTATGTGTTAATATGGCTCTGACCTCAACATCGATACATTTCTATCTCAACAACAACAAAATTACAGGCCAGGTATAATTATTACTTGAGACTAGATTGGTATGGCAAAATGTTGCAATATCCCTCTTGAATATATAGAAATATGCAACAGATGTTTTCTAACACAAAACGCATCCAAATTAATCCAATACCTTCTATCTACTGTTCTTTAAAGAAAAATGTCTACAGGCTAAAATCATGATCATTGTACTTGTATGGCATAATATACCATGCCATGAAAATATGTATCCGTATAGCTTATAAGCAGAAAATTGGAGCTTCCAATCAGTTATTTGAATATTTTGTCAAAGAATAACTATAGCAAAAACAACTAGCCATTAAAGATATTGGCTACCTATTCATCTTCCCTGCCACCCAAATGAATCTATATacgcagaagaaaaaaaaaacacagaaaCTTGTATTACACTGTTGAAGGAAAAAAATAGTTCGCAATGCGCAAATGTATGAAGAAACTTGTATTATCTGCCAAAAACTTCTTGGGTAAAGTGGTCCATTTTGTTCACCTTCCAAGAGCCACATTGTTGTTCTGTGACTGAGGGGTATCAGGAGCAGCGTTGTCGAAGTCAGAAATATTGTCTGCAATACCACTTCCTTCTCTGTCTGATGGAGCAGCAGGTTGTGTGGGAGAATCCTGGGCTAAGAGTTCAGGAACATTGGAATTAACCTCAGATGGTAGGGAGTTTCGCAAACTCCAGTACATGATGCTAGCAGTGAGAGTGAGAATCATTTTCTGGTTTACCTGTTACAATTCACTGGATGTCAAATTCGATATGTTTTAGGgtatacaaagaaaaaaaaactaaaaagaaaattattgatCATCATCAATCTCTTTAATAACAATATCGTTGATCTACAGCCTGTTTAATCCGAACCCAAAATTCACACTTTAATAAATGAGTTGGCCTATTTAATTAAGTGGGTTAAATAGATCATAAGTCATAAGTGGATCATATCATATGTTGTTGAGTTAAATAAGTTACGGCATGTGACACTATTGGTTTGAACAACAAACTATATAACTATACAGTTATAATTTTTAGTTATATAAAAGCATAAAATAGAATTTAGAATTATGttataatttatatgtaattatattatatatttataacttatatatattaaCTAGTATAAATAGTCAAATATCTATATGACCCAAACTTATTTAGCTCGAACCCAAACCCAAAATATTATGGGTCGGGTCGGGTCATGTAAAAGGGTTGTGTCAACTTTTACCAGCCCTACCAGCTACGTGTAGAGAATCAAAACCTTGGTATTAAATTACCTCAATGATATCCTCAGGCAACAAAAAGACAGAGCAGCCAAGCTTTCTTGCAACACTGATGATATATGTGGCATTCAACTTCTTCTCTTCATCTGCATCCGGTTTATGCAAATTGTAGGATTACAAAGTAAtttatacaaaataaaaatcatccagcaaaaaatatatattgatataTGGTAACTAGATAAGTTTACCATTTTCCCCCTTTGTAACAACTTTCCAGTTTACAGCTCTCGGTTTCACGGCACTAAGGAGTTCAAGGAAAAATAATCCATTGGAAAAGTTCCTATCCTGCATAGGTGAAAACAGGAAAAGAAATATAAACATGAGGAATGCAATGCTGATAATGAATACTACTAGCTGGGTTAAACGACGACTTAGAAACCTTAAAACTATCCATCTGAGGAGTTCTGTTTGATCCTTCAACTTTGCTATTGGCCCAGTTAAGAATATCAGCATCTGTTAGTTCTTTTCCTTGGGAGTGATATCGCAAGTTCTTCAGAAGTTTAAGAATATTGAA is drawn from Zingiber officinale cultivar Zhangliang chromosome 1B, Zo_v1.1, whole genome shotgun sequence and contains these coding sequences:
- the LOC121983912 gene encoding pentatricopeptide repeat-containing protein At2g44880-like, which gives rise to MHPNPPVPARIRTTSPLAFRHLRRFLTRLLVSGEIYCVASLRRAADLLALSSDHPSSPLISRPLARLYFHLFPSSTTFLYNLLIRAFSGSRRHPGESLSSFVSLLFSSSLPDRFTFPFLAKAACRLPSPAEGTQIHSQVLRRGFESDIYVLNTLLSMYSTFKDMVSAQRLFDSSSRSVDVISWNTIIDGHIKVGDLEAARKLFDGMPAKNEVSWSSIISGYVGRGELDIARSLFDKMPVQRNVVTWNSMVSGFARQGLLPVARKMFDDTPVRNVISWNSMVSGYALNGEMDAARELFVQMPERDVVSWSCMISGYVQSNRFAEALYLFKEMQIDNLIKPNEVTMVSVLSACAHLVALEQGKWVHAYIDKNHMPLDNDHNLGAALIDMYAKCGSIETALKVFESLRRRNVSSWNALITGLAVNGLARESLYAFQQMLQYDLKPNDVTFLGVLMACVHGGLVCEGRQYFERMRTVYGIQPEMKHYGCLVDLLGRAGLLEEAEGVVRSMPMKPDIMVLGALLGACRIYRDVAAADRLKIDVLQLKAKQSGCHVLLSNIFATAGRWADAFEMRNSLKKTGIKKLPGSSSVELNGIVC
- the LOC121983854 gene encoding probable WRKY transcription factor 2, with product MAGSEDKVGVINDWSFPNLSPRTLMSSFLSEDFGSRPFPESFQGKENEELHRALEMDQGDRITKVEEDEPSNRLSFEPNWSGTHKPNMHGNLAERMAANGFNVPKLNTARIPPANLSSPSDIQSPYLTIPPGLSPTSLLDSPVFLSNAMAQLSPTTGKLQFLQDNSAQPTPLRSDDALEGASGFSFKPPFNTYSSFYPSSEIVASDVSQQQTIPNVGLCVELGKAKDLATLETGTMNFQNEEFSFQAENKHAASANTSNQRSDSCMGSTHSGPFDEQQDGDMDLKEEFSSVAVPVPAEDGYNWRKYGQKQVKGSEFPRSYYKCTHPNCQVKKKVERSQEGQITEIIYKGTHDHPKPPPTRRTGLLSSHPFTDTQMDVSEQPDFQGGSDSKPIWANTNIRSEAHDWPGDSLEVASSARVLAECGESSTSVQHGPDGPHLSSDVVDVSSTMSNDKDEGDQVTHGSVSLCCDGEGDETDSKRMKLDTNAIELNAASRAVREPRVVVQTTSEVDILDDGYRWRKYGQKVVKGNPNPRSYYKCTHPGCNVRKHVERAAHDLKSVITTYEGKHNHEVPAARNSGHANSATSIAASNTAPQSHGLLPRADSAQGGLVRYECPPLNAAFALPGAQHLQPATSYTFGMAQSGLPNLAMAGLGPLHTMSLPVLPSVHSYLGHHPAHEGGFAKAKAEPKDESIPGSTPNGSLIYQTMNEMPVRPPM